A stretch of Salvelinus sp. IW2-2015 unplaced genomic scaffold, ASM291031v2 Un_scaffold3491, whole genome shotgun sequence DNA encodes these proteins:
- the LOC112075963 gene encoding uncharacterized protein: MDPDMSVHVHKTDFPTPSCESTRTLESDGELINNMKHLQLCSASHSDHSDQSVNLSVDPSDGDQSKDERVHLERPVSPIPSYLSIKSDKSLMIPLGFKDGELAKIEGNNLNHLQLRTASHMSTSDQSDQSLNLSRDPSDDGDQTRDGSLIRPEEMVCDVCEVKAVKFCQTCTLSYCGTHVKKHYTVPKLQRHTLVEVTGDLEERLCQEHHRALEVFCRXDQKLICSLCXVTXQKGHDVVYEEIKHXGRQTFDRDQCQRLKLASVDEVLPPPGAIQFSSVTSESVSQSWGSPEGLTGPHHFRVTWRCDGEERSLMVEDGCNVEIVGLQPGKKYQFSVATEGGDGSQSRWVSSSVFTVLPAPEPLTVELSGHHISCCCWSQPPGCEPKPTSLQALLPTVQRQNHTSLPHLHTASLSLTCTMWYFSTLSLSALCWKMERKVN, encoded by the exons ATGGACCCTGATATgag TGTCCATGTGCATAAAACAGACTTTCCTACACCTAGCTGTGAGTCCACTAGAACACTGGAGAGTGACGGAGAACTAAT CAACAATATGAAGCATCTCCAGCTATGTTCAGCTAGTCATAGTGACCACAGTGACCAGTCAGTGAATTTGAGCGTAGACCCAAGTGATGGAGACCAAAGCAAGGATGAAAG GGTTCATCTGGAGAGACCAGTGTCACCAATCCCCAGTTATCTATCAATAAAGAGTGACAAATCATTGATGATCCCTCTTGGATTCAAGGACGGAGAATTAGCTAAAATAGAGGG GAACAATTTGAATCATCTCCAGCTACGTACAGCTAGTCATATGTCTACGAGTGACCAGAGTGACCAGTCATTGAATTTAAGCAGAGACCCAAGTGATGATGGAGACCAAACCAGGGATGGAAG CCTCATCAGGCCAGAAGAGATGGTCTGTGATGTCTGTGAGGTCAAAGCTGTGAAGTTCTGTCAGACCTGCACTCTCTCCTACTGTGGGACCCACGTTAAGAAGCACTACACAGTACCTAAACTACAGAGACACACCCTGGTGGAGGTGACTGGAGACCTGGAGGAGAGACTCTGTCAGGAACACCACAGAGCTCTGGAGGTGTTCTGCAGGAKAGACCAGAAGCTGATCTGCAGTCTGTGTMRAGTYACAARYCARAAAGGACATGATGTAGTCTATGAGGAGATAAAACAYMCaggaagacag ACTTTTGATAGAGATCAATGTCAAAGACTAAAGCTGGCCTCAGTTGACG AAGTACTGCCCCCTCCTGGTGCGATCCAGTTCTCGTCAGTGACGTCAGAGTCTGTGTCTCAGAGCTGGGGTTCTCCTGAGGGACTGACGGGACCACATCATTTCAGAGTGACCTGGAGAtgtgatggagaagagaggagcctGATGGTGGAAGATGGGTGTAATGTTGAAATAGTTGGACTTCAGCCTGGTAAGAAGTACCAGTTCAGTGTGGCtacagagggaggagatggcagCCAAAGCAGATGGGTCTCATCATCTGTATTTACTG TACTTCCTGCTCCAGAACCGCTGACTGTTGAGctcagtggacaccacatcagctgTTGTTGCTGGAGCCAGCCACCAGGATGCGAGCCAAAGCCAACATCATTACAAGCTCTCCTACCTACTGTCCAGCGAcagaaccacacatcactaccacatcttcacacagcatcactctctctgacctgcacAATGTGGTACTTCagtactctgtcactgtctgcactgtgctggaaAATGGAACGCAAAGTCAACTGA